The stretch of DNA TAGAAGGTGCAGCTGCTTTATATTTGTTGAGTTTTTATATGCAAGTACCACTTCAAGAATTGTGTCATATGGATAGGCCTATGTGTTGTGCATGTGGCTAGAGGTAACTAACTTCCCTATCTTGACTATTTATGCGTAGGTGCTGGATTTTATTTGAATGCCACAAATGAGAAGTGGAAAAACTGGCGCATGTATGATTATGTTGTGAAGGAGCTGCCAAAAGTTTTAACTGACAACTTTGAACAGCTTAACACGTCATGTGCATCAATTTTTGGCCACTCTATGGGAGGGCACGGTGCACTGACTATCTACTTGAAGAACACTGACAAATACAAGGTACTATTTGACACTATTTGTTAAACCCTCTGCATCTGGAAATTCCTGTCTATGAACCTTTTTTCAGATTAGGAAACCCGTAGGCATCTACTTCACGCAATATCTGTACTCTCTTGTAATTACTTCCATGAAATCTCACTTGGCATTGCGAATTTATCTTACCTATGCAGTCAGTGTCTGCATTTGCTCCAATTGCTAACCCAATAAACTGCCCTTGGGGTCAGAAAGCATTCTCAAACTATCTGGGCACAACTAAATCAGAATGGGAGGCAAGTCTTCTCTGAGATCAttcccctctctccctccctccttccATTCTCAAACCGGCCATGTAAAGTACTTAATAGTGCATGCTTACTGCAGGAATACGATGCAACCTTGTTGGTTAAGAAGTGCAACACACTTTCAACTCCTATCCTGGTTGACCAGGTATAATGCAACAGTGCGATAAATAATGCCCTTTTCCTGCTTTCATGTTATTTCTAGCCCATCGATGTTTTTATTCTATATTGTTGGAATGAACCATTTAGTGTGTTACATTGCATATTTCAATTCGAAGTGTAGTACAACCAAGCAACTagtcatctccataagcatacaAGGTAGTTGGATAAGGTCCCTGGAAGGTATAAATGAGACGCAGTCTTCTCTGAGATCATTTCCCTCCCCCCCTCCTTCCATTCTCAAACCAGCCATTCACTTGATGTGACACAAGGATCCTGTTGTAAGGTGCTTGTGATAACATGGAGTCATCCTCGTGGACAACAGGGAATTGATCGGTTAGTTATAAATTGGGGCCTAGACCAATTTAAAATGAGTTGGTGCCTGAAAGACGTGATGCCATTTTGATTGATATTCTAGCTGGGCATGATCGGTTAGCTTTGATACTTTCTTCCGTCTAGATTGGCCAACACTGGTAGGAGTTCATTGCATGTTTCAGTAAGTGAATCTGCCAATATCAAGGTCAACATGTTAGAAGTTCCAAGTGTAGCATCCCTTTTCTGGCAGGGAGTGAGATGTTGCGAGGTTATAATTATGCATGTTCAACTGAACTGCCTAGAGCTGAAGTTTGGCAATTCAACAGCACTGCGTCAAGGAATCGATTATACATAGGATGACAGGTTCGATTGAACTAGTTGAGAGTACAAGGCCCTGGGGAGTAACCGTTGGCTTGTACATGACTTGTTTCTGAAGGATATGAATTTGAGAAGATGTGACATTTATCATCTCACAATCAGAGTGCGCTTTATTTGCAATCTGGACTGCCTAATGCTCACATCTGCATTGCTTAATTATCTTGCTTCCAATCATATAACAGTGAAGAGGAAGTAATGTTGGCACAATCACTTAAGTTTATGTGTGGATTGGAACAGGGAGAGGATGACAAGTTCCTGGCGGAGCAGCTGCTGGTGGGCAACTTCGAGGAGGCGTGCAAGGCGGCGGGCGCTCCCCTGATCCTGCGCATGCAGCCGGGATACGACCATTCCTTCTTCTTCATCGCCACCTTCATCGACGACCACATCGCGCACCACGCCCAGTTCCTCAAGAGCAGCTGACTGGCCAGCCACCTGTAGCGAGTGATGCGATCGGTAGAAGTGCCAAGTCAGCGGCGTCGCCTGCCTCCATATACTACCATCTGTGTTGTTATCACTTCTGTGTATGCGTCGTGTGTCGGTTGGATTGAGACGAGACGAAGTGTGTGGAAATAATGTGGACGGCTTGCGGTCGTCTCTGAAGTgcgcgtgcgtgcgtgcatgcatgCCTTGGCTGGAAATTCAGTCGGTAGAATTTGCTGGCCCTGCTGTAGTAGCGTGGCGAGCGCGTCGCATTTGAGGTTTAAAGCGTCTGTGGCAGCCTAGGCCACGGGCGAGTAAAGCACACATGCCGAGCGTAGCAGGTGTCACGTGATGGGTTGCCCTCGTCTGGATATGCAATTTTTTCTTTGTGCACGGAATGCGTTATGTCGATCGGAATCTTTGCCCGTAGTATGGCGTGTGACCATGCACGCGCGGGGAGTTATTTCGTGGTCATGTCAAAACTTGTACGTGGATCAGCAGTAATCTTACTGTAATTCGTACAGCTACAaggtgatactctctcgaactgATACGTGGATTAGCAGTAAACTTACTGTGTACTGCACGTTTTTCTCTATTTCGTACAGCTACAAGGTGCTACCTCTTGTCCTTTTTAGTGTGCATATTAGTTTTGTCCGAAGTATCAGTCCTTTGATCAAATTTACAGAAAAAGGTATCAGTACTCATAATGTCAAGGCAATACTGCTAGATTAATTATAAAATGTAGATTCGTAGTATATGTAGTTGGTGTTGTAGATGTTCATGTTTTtcaatataaatttggtcaagaTTTAAACTTCATAAAATTTGTCTTGACACAAATCTGACACGAGGAGTAAAAATGACCAGAGATCTCAGTAAAACAACTCGTGCACAAGAGAGCGAACAAGCACTCCCATGTACACCGCACCCATAGTAGATAATTAACTCAGCCATTGTTTCGGGCTTCACTGCCTGCCTCGAGCCAAACACTCGAAGAAAAACTACTCCTGCACACCGCACCCCGCACGCCACGCCACGGCAAGTTCCGGGAAGCTTCCCCGCAAGCGCCAAATCCGCGTGCAGGCGCGCTCGTGGCCGACCCACCACCGCCCGCCCCGGCCCATCCACCATAATTTACCCACCCCTGGGCCCTGGCACACCAGTCCAGACGGCGGCATCCAATGCCCCCACCCACCCGCCCCGAGATCGGATCTGAGCCCTCCACGCCCACCACCTCTCACTCCCGCCCCACCCCGCCGACGCATGGGCCCATTCCGCGCGGAGGGCCACAGCGCAGCGCCTCCGCGTGGGCACATGGCCGGTCGCGACCGCCACCTCGCCCGCTCCCCCCGCGGTTATTTCTACCGGGCCGAGCCGCGCTTGGAGAGGGCAGAGTCAGTGGAGGTGGAATGGACTAGACTAGATCTTGTAGCGGGGTCTCCGGCCGCCTCTACCACCGAGGCGAGCACGCCCCTGCCGGCCTGCTCTGTCGTCGGTGAGCACGCGCAGCGGCCCGAAGAGGCGCGTGCTCGCAGGGGGACTGCCGGATCTCGCGGGGCAAAGTGCGCCAGCGATCCGAGGTATACCTCGTTCTCTTCCTGTCTGGATCCGTCCGTCTACTTCAGTTTCGTACAGTTTACTAAGTAGATCCACTGCTTAAGCGTGAGCTGTTGGTGATCCGCCGTAGGTTTTACTATCTCCTCCTTCCGTTTCAGTAGATCCGCTTGAGCTAGGCTGTTGGACTAGGATCATAGGTGCGTGCATCTCAAGCCCGAACTGCTGGGCATCCACCGTAGTAGAATCGCGCGTTCACTTTGAAACTTGATTAAATCGTAGGGGTTCGACCGAATCATGAGTAGATCTATTTTCTTCAGCAAGTAAATCATGCGTGCCAAGTACTTTTTTTCATTGCCGGCTCGTGTGTGCATCTTAGTTCTTCAGTGCAGATTGCTGGCCATCCATGGTAGATTTATAGTGTGCTAATCTGATGGTACAAGCTGCTCGAGGAAACCAAAAGTTCTCTATGCCTTGCTCTACTACTTCTACGTAGGTCTGGGTTTCTTCTATGAAGAGATGTGCACCAGTGATAATAGTGTGAGATTGTTATTAGCCCGTTACTTTTTTTGTGATGGTTGGTGTGTGTGCGATCTTAAGTGCAGACCGCTTGTCATTCACTGTTATTTTTTATGTGTACATTTAGAGTGTCTGAGTTTCTTTTAGGTAATGCTCATTTCTTTCCTAGATGAGATAACTAGCTCATGATTCAGTACTGTATTTCTCTTCATGAAGATATATTGTACTCCTGCAGGTTTGCTTGCCTGCCGACCTTACAAATATTTTCTTTTCAATAGGTACCTTGGTATAGAATAAAGTGAAGAGAGCAGAGTATCTTGGTCGTACTAATCAATTCATCATATTATGTGCGCAATAAGATTTTGCTATGCTTTCACCGTTGATGCCCACTGGTTGGATCATGCTTCTGTTTATGAGCTCATTGAAGTAACTCTCTTGTAGCTCAAATGGGCCAATTTCTCGTTTGCGTGGCACACAAAACCTTCAGCTATCCATCTCCATATCAGTTGTTCTCTCTTAATTTTGTAATCTTCTGGAAATATGCTTACAT from Triticum urartu cultivar G1812 chromosome 3, Tu2.1, whole genome shotgun sequence encodes:
- the LOC125545996 gene encoding S-formylglutathione hydrolase, translating into MAAAAPPPAAALEQLSKTKMFGGHNLRFRHQSASLGCPMTFSLFLPASPASKLPVLYWLSGLTCTDENFIIKSGAQRAAAAHGVALVAPDTSPRGLNVEGEADSWDFGVGAGFYLNATNEKWKNWRMYDYVVKELPKVLTDNFEQLNTSCASIFGHSMGGHGALTIYLKNTDKYKSVSAFAPIANPINCPWGQKAFSNYLGTTKSEWEEYDATLLVKKCNTLSTPILVDQGEDDKFLAEQLLVGNFEEACKAAGAPLILRMQPGYDHSFFFIATFIDDHIAHHAQFLKSS